The Agromyces marinus genome window below encodes:
- a CDS encoding DUF2004 domain-containing protein: MSMEHDYFGLVGDYWSEDVEYADQRVEVVLDADADAVSLAALDTAATLIGELELVDDELRSLFVTQLDSASSPVAQFLGAMLDADLDEADEVDAAIGRDSGDRQIDALRSMSLVRVDLRPDADGPGDVFAEFEYGLAPEDTDERLVATIDVEREIVDVRFEG; this comes from the coding sequence ATGTCCATGGAGCACGACTACTTCGGACTCGTCGGCGACTACTGGTCGGAGGACGTCGAGTACGCCGACCAGCGCGTCGAGGTCGTCCTCGACGCCGACGCCGACGCCGTCTCGCTCGCGGCGCTCGATACGGCCGCGACCCTCATCGGGGAGCTCGAACTCGTCGACGACGAGCTGCGGTCGCTGTTCGTCACCCAACTCGACTCCGCTTCCTCGCCCGTGGCGCAGTTCCTCGGCGCGATGCTCGACGCCGATCTCGACGAGGCCGACGAGGTGGATGCCGCGATCGGCCGCGACTCGGGCGACCGCCAGATCGACGCGCTCAGGTCGATGTCGCTGGTGCGCGTCGACCTCCGCCCCGATGCCGACGGCCCCGGCGACGTGTTCGCCGAGTTCGAGTACGGTCTCGCGCCCGAGGACACCGATGAGCGGCTCGTCGCCACGATCGACGTCGAGCGCGAGATCGTCGACGTGCGCTTCGAGGGGTAG
- a CDS encoding glutamate--cysteine ligase encodes MEIEFARSARSSVGIEWELAIVDRATGELASVGDVVLTELGGPDGSPHPWITSELLTNTVELVSGVHDRVAGAVEDLTGQVAEVRAVLDRLGEYELICSGSHPFSRWYDQRLSDKPRYHKLVERTRWWGRNMMIWGIHVHVGIEERDKALPILDAMLAYVPHLQALSASSPFWAGVETGYASNRALMFQQLPTAGLPYQFPDWASYERYVDDLVRTGVIEDHTEVRWDIRPSPRWGTIEVRVCDGVSSADEIGAIAALVHCLVEWLSTRLDEGETLPTMQPWYVRENKWRAARYGMQAEIITDTAGTERLVADEVADLLTTLAPVAERLGCPVELQRIRAMLEHGAGYERQLRVAAEHGGDLTAVVAHLARELREGTTRAQ; translated from the coding sequence ATGGAGATCGAGTTCGCGAGGTCCGCGCGTTCCAGCGTCGGCATCGAATGGGAGCTCGCCATCGTCGATCGGGCGACCGGCGAGCTCGCATCGGTCGGCGACGTCGTCCTCACCGAACTCGGCGGCCCCGACGGGTCGCCGCACCCGTGGATCACGTCGGAGCTCCTGACGAACACCGTCGAGCTGGTCAGCGGAGTCCACGATCGTGTCGCCGGCGCCGTCGAAGACCTCACCGGCCAGGTCGCCGAGGTGCGTGCCGTGCTCGACCGACTCGGCGAGTACGAGCTCATCTGCAGCGGCTCGCACCCGTTCAGCCGATGGTACGACCAGCGACTCAGCGACAAGCCCCGGTACCACAAGCTCGTCGAGCGGACCCGCTGGTGGGGTCGGAACATGATGATCTGGGGCATCCACGTCCACGTCGGCATCGAGGAGCGCGACAAGGCGCTTCCGATCCTCGACGCGATGCTCGCGTACGTGCCGCACCTCCAGGCGCTCTCCGCGTCGAGCCCGTTCTGGGCGGGCGTCGAGACCGGGTACGCGTCCAATCGAGCGCTGATGTTCCAGCAGTTGCCCACCGCCGGGCTGCCCTACCAGTTCCCGGACTGGGCGTCCTACGAGCGGTACGTGGACGACCTCGTGCGCACCGGCGTCATCGAGGATCACACCGAGGTCCGCTGGGACATCCGGCCCTCGCCCCGCTGGGGCACCATCGAGGTGCGCGTCTGCGACGGCGTGTCCTCAGCGGACGAGATCGGTGCGATCGCCGCCCTCGTGCACTGCCTCGTGGAGTGGCTGTCGACGAGGCTCGACGAGGGCGAGACCCTCCCGACGATGCAGCCCTGGTACGTGCGCGAGAACAAGTGGCGTGCCGCCCGATACGGCATGCAGGCCGAGATCATCACGGACACCGCGGGCACCGAGCGCCTCGTTGCCGACGAGGTCGCCGACCTGCTCACGACGCTGGCGCCCGTCGCGGAGCGCCTCGGGTGCCCGGTCGAGCTCCAGCGCATCCGGGCGATGCTCGAGCACGGCGCAGGCTACGAGCGTCAGCTTCGCGTCGCTGCCGAGCACGGCGGCGACCTGACCGCGGTCGTCGCGCACCTCGCCCGCGAGCTGCGCGAGGGGACGACGCGCGCGCAGTGA
- a CDS encoding TIGR03885 family FMN-dependent LLM class oxidoreductase yields the protein MPLVGFHASHEQLPPSALLDAVVQAERAGFDAAMCSDHWAPWSVRQGHSGYAWSWLGAALQATSFSLGVVTAPGQRYHPAVAAQKIATLGEMFPGRFWAAIGSGEAVNEHITGEPWPDKDARDRRLAETVDVMRRLLAGETVTHEGEVSVHEARLWTRPDETPPLIAAAVSTETAAETAAWADGVITVDQGRDALGDFIDAYRGAGGRGPICVQVHLSWAPTDDEAVAIAHDQWRQSLVSPHLAWELASPEAFDERTADAEPSEVADTLLASSDTRRHLDALLGIADLGVDRIYLHHVGRQQRGFIDAFGAHVLPALRAAGASTGSEG from the coding sequence ATGCCCCTCGTCGGATTCCACGCGTCGCACGAGCAGCTCCCGCCGAGCGCGCTCCTCGACGCCGTCGTGCAGGCCGAGCGGGCCGGCTTCGACGCAGCCATGTGCAGCGACCACTGGGCGCCCTGGAGCGTGCGCCAGGGCCACTCGGGCTACGCCTGGTCGTGGCTCGGCGCCGCGCTGCAGGCGACCTCGTTCTCGCTCGGCGTCGTGACCGCGCCGGGCCAGCGGTACCATCCGGCCGTCGCGGCGCAGAAGATCGCGACGCTCGGCGAGATGTTCCCCGGCCGGTTCTGGGCGGCGATCGGCAGCGGCGAGGCCGTCAACGAGCACATCACCGGCGAGCCATGGCCCGACAAGGACGCCCGGGACCGCCGGCTCGCCGAGACCGTCGACGTCATGCGGCGCCTCCTCGCGGGCGAGACGGTGACCCACGAGGGCGAGGTCAGCGTGCACGAGGCCCGGCTCTGGACGCGCCCCGACGAGACCCCGCCGCTCATCGCGGCCGCGGTCAGCACCGAGACCGCGGCCGAGACCGCGGCGTGGGCCGACGGGGTCATCACGGTCGACCAGGGCCGCGACGCGCTCGGGGACTTCATCGACGCGTACCGCGGAGCCGGTGGTCGTGGCCCGATCTGCGTGCAGGTGCATCTCAGCTGGGCCCCGACCGACGACGAGGCCGTCGCGATCGCGCACGACCAGTGGCGGCAGAGTCTCGTGTCGCCGCACCTCGCGTGGGAACTCGCGAGCCCCGAGGCCTTCGACGAGCGCACGGCCGACGCCGAGCCGTCCGAGGTGGCCGACACCCTGCTCGCCTCATCCGACACCCGGCGTCACCTCGACGCCCTGCTCGGGATCGCCGACCTCGGCGTCGACCGCATCTACCTCCATCACGTCGGCCGGCAGCAGCGCGGGTTCATCGACGCGTTCGGAGCGCACGTGCTGCCCGCCCTGCGAGCCGCGGGAGCGTCGACGGGAAGCGAAGGCTGA
- the ffh gene encoding signal recognition particle protein — protein sequence MATFGTLSDRLTETFKNLRTKGKLSASDVDGTVREIRRALLDADVSLDVVKTFTATVRERALGDEVNRALNPAQQVVQIVNEELVGILGGQQRRLQFAKNPPTVIMLAGLQGAGKTTLAGKLAKWLKKDGHTPMLVAADLQRPNAVNQLQVVGEQAGVTVFAPEPGNGVGDPVRVAKDAVAQASRAQHDVVIIDTAGRLGVDAELMKQAASIRKATNPDEVLFVIDAMIGQDAVTTAKAFQDGVDFTGVVLSKLDGDAKGGAALSVASVTGRPIIFASTGEGLDDFEPFHPDRMASRILDLGDILTLIEQAQQAFDEEEALKVAEKIASEQFTLEDFLKQMQQLRGAGSIKKMLGMLPGAGGMKQQLENFDEREIVRTEAIIQSMTPAERRNPKLLNGSRRLRIAKGSGMTVTDVNQLVQRFEQAAKMMKTVARGGVPQIPGMGPIPGGHGGGARKAKGKKKSQGSRSGNPAKRAAENAAIASGAAPAGASDAPVGSGFGLGGGGAKGGPTEEELASLQKMLGR from the coding sequence ATGGCTACGTTCGGCACCCTCTCTGACCGTCTGACCGAGACGTTCAAGAACCTCCGCACCAAGGGCAAGCTCTCCGCGTCCGACGTCGACGGCACCGTCCGCGAGATCCGGCGCGCGCTGCTCGACGCCGACGTCTCGCTCGACGTCGTGAAGACCTTCACCGCGACGGTGCGCGAGCGTGCCCTCGGCGACGAGGTGAACCGGGCGCTGAACCCCGCGCAGCAGGTCGTGCAGATCGTGAACGAGGAGCTCGTCGGCATCCTCGGCGGCCAGCAGCGGCGGCTGCAGTTCGCGAAGAACCCGCCGACCGTCATCATGCTCGCGGGCCTCCAGGGCGCCGGCAAGACCACGCTCGCGGGCAAGCTCGCGAAGTGGCTGAAGAAGGACGGCCACACGCCCATGCTCGTGGCCGCCGACCTCCAACGCCCGAACGCGGTGAACCAGCTGCAGGTCGTCGGCGAGCAGGCCGGCGTGACCGTCTTCGCGCCCGAGCCCGGCAACGGCGTGGGCGACCCGGTCCGCGTCGCGAAGGATGCGGTCGCGCAGGCGTCCCGCGCCCAGCACGACGTCGTCATCATCGACACCGCCGGCCGTCTCGGCGTCGACGCCGAGCTGATGAAGCAGGCCGCGAGCATCCGCAAGGCCACGAACCCCGACGAGGTCCTCTTCGTCATCGACGCCATGATCGGCCAGGATGCGGTCACGACCGCGAAGGCCTTCCAGGACGGCGTCGACTTCACGGGAGTCGTGCTCTCCAAGCTCGACGGCGACGCGAAGGGCGGTGCCGCGCTGTCCGTGGCATCCGTCACCGGCCGGCCCATCATCTTCGCCTCCACGGGCGAGGGCCTGGACGACTTCGAGCCCTTCCACCCCGACCGCATGGCGAGCCGCATCCTCGACCTCGGCGACATCCTCACCCTCATCGAGCAGGCCCAGCAGGCCTTCGACGAAGAGGAGGCCCTCAAGGTCGCCGAGAAGATCGCGTCGGAGCAGTTCACGCTCGAGGACTTCCTCAAGCAGATGCAGCAGCTCCGCGGCGCCGGTTCGATCAAGAAGATGCTGGGCATGCTTCCCGGCGCCGGCGGCATGAAGCAGCAGCTCGAGAACTTCGACGAGCGCGAGATCGTGCGCACCGAGGCGATCATCCAGTCGATGACGCCCGCCGAGCGGCGCAACCCGAAGCTGCTGAACGGATCGCGTCGCCTGCGCATCGCCAAGGGCTCGGGCATGACCGTGACCGACGTGAACCAGCTCGTGCAGCGGTTCGAGCAGGCCGCGAAGATGATGAAGACGGTCGCGCGCGGCGGCGTCCCGCAGATCCCCGGCATGGGGCCGATCCCCGGCGGTCACGGCGGGGGAGCGCGCAAGGCCAAGGGCAAGAAGAAGTCGCAGGGATCGCGTTCGGGCAATCCCGCCAAGCGCGCAGCCGAGAACGCGGCCATCGCGTCCGGTGCCGCGCCCGCGGGCGCGTCGGACGCGCCCGTCGGATCGGGCTTCGGGCTCGGCGGCGGCGGTGCGAAGGGCGGGCCGACCGAAGAGGAGCTGGCCAGCCTGCAGAAGATGCTCGGTCGCTGA
- a CDS encoding alpha-amylase family protein produces MRATDRGDLWWKTAVVYCLDVETYMDWNDDGSGDFEGLANRLDHLAELGVTCIWLMPFQPSPDQDDGYDIVDFLGVDPRLGSLGDVVAFTRAARDRGIRVIMDLVMNHTSDRHPWFVSAKRGRNAPYRDFYVWRDEIPPNPPESVFPGEEEGVWEWHEGTGQYYLHSFYRHQPDLNIANPEVRDEVAKTVGFWLELGFSGFRVDAVPFLIEPPAGVDVGDPHELLRDLRRYLQRRASEAILLGEVNLPYEQQIAYFGADGDPAELTLQFDFEAMQRLYLSLARQDATALRDTLAKRPRLEPEKQWANFVRNHDELTLDKLSDAEREEVFDAFAPEEWMRVYGRGIVRRLPPMLEGDPRRVRMVYSLLFALPGTPVLFYGEEIGMGENGEQEKRQAVRTPMQWTGGRNGGFSRAAPSRLAATPPADGYAPEHVSVEAQMHDPDSLLAAIRGFVARYRSSPEIGWGAFELLEVGEPAVLAHRITEDHLRFVALHNFAPRPVRVTLELGDVPDGAVLSDLFAVDADPIDDRGRVDVELDAYGYRWFRVLAPGDRRLT; encoded by the coding sequence ATGCGCGCGACCGACCGCGGCGACCTGTGGTGGAAGACCGCGGTCGTCTACTGCCTCGACGTCGAGACCTACATGGACTGGAATGACGACGGCTCCGGCGACTTCGAAGGGCTCGCGAACCGGCTCGACCATCTCGCCGAGCTCGGCGTCACGTGCATCTGGCTCATGCCGTTCCAGCCCTCGCCCGACCAGGACGACGGCTACGACATCGTCGACTTCCTCGGGGTCGACCCGCGGCTCGGCTCGCTCGGCGACGTGGTCGCGTTCACGCGCGCGGCGCGGGACCGCGGCATCCGCGTGATCATGGACCTGGTCATGAACCACACGTCCGACCGGCATCCGTGGTTCGTCTCGGCCAAGCGCGGGCGCAACGCGCCCTACCGCGACTTCTACGTCTGGCGCGACGAGATCCCGCCGAACCCGCCCGAGAGCGTCTTCCCCGGCGAGGAGGAGGGCGTGTGGGAGTGGCACGAGGGCACGGGCCAGTACTACCTGCACTCGTTCTACCGGCACCAGCCCGACCTGAACATCGCCAACCCCGAGGTGCGCGACGAGGTCGCCAAGACCGTCGGGTTCTGGCTCGAGCTCGGGTTCTCTGGCTTCCGCGTCGACGCCGTGCCGTTCCTCATCGAACCGCCCGCCGGCGTGGACGTCGGCGACCCGCACGAGCTCCTGCGCGACCTGCGGCGCTACCTCCAGCGCCGGGCGAGCGAGGCGATCCTCCTCGGCGAGGTCAACCTGCCGTACGAGCAGCAGATCGCCTACTTCGGCGCCGACGGCGACCCGGCCGAGCTGACCCTGCAGTTCGACTTCGAGGCCATGCAGCGGCTCTACCTGTCGCTCGCGAGACAGGATGCCACGGCCCTGCGCGACACCCTCGCGAAGCGCCCTCGACTCGAACCCGAGAAGCAGTGGGCGAACTTCGTGCGCAACCACGACGAACTGACGCTCGACAAGCTGTCCGACGCCGAGCGCGAGGAGGTGTTCGACGCGTTCGCCCCCGAGGAGTGGATGCGCGTCTACGGTCGCGGGATCGTGCGGCGGCTCCCGCCGATGCTCGAGGGCGACCCGCGCCGGGTGCGCATGGTCTACAGCCTGCTGTTCGCGCTGCCCGGCACGCCGGTGCTCTTCTACGGCGAGGAGATCGGCATGGGCGAGAACGGCGAGCAGGAGAAGCGCCAGGCGGTGCGCACGCCCATGCAGTGGACCGGCGGGCGCAACGGCGGCTTCTCGCGGGCCGCTCCGAGCCGCCTCGCGGCCACGCCGCCCGCCGACGGGTACGCACCCGAGCACGTCAGCGTCGAGGCGCAGATGCACGACCCCGACTCGCTGCTCGCGGCGATACGCGGGTTCGTCGCCCGGTACCGCAGCTCGCCCGAGATCGGCTGGGGCGCGTTCGAGCTGCTCGAGGTCGGCGAGCCCGCGGTGCTCGCGCACCGCATCACCGAGGACCACCTGCGCTTCGTCGCGCTGCACAACTTCGCGCCGCGCCCCGTGCGGGTGACCCTCGAGCTCGGCGACGTTCCCGACGGGGCCGTGCTCTCCGACCTGTTCGCCGTCGACGCCGATCCGATCGATGATCGCGGGCGGGTCGACGTCGAGCTCGACGCCTACGGGTACCGCTGGTTCCGGGTGCTCGCGCCGGGCGACCGGCGGCTCACCTGA
- the smc gene encoding chromosome segregation protein SMC, whose protein sequence is MYLKSLTLKGFKSFAQPTTFAFEPGVTCIVGPNGSGKSNVVDALAWVMGEQGAKTLRGGKMEDVIFAGTSTRGPLGRAEVSLTIDNSDGALPIEYTEVTISRTLFRNGGSEYAINGEQCRLLDVQELLSDSGLGREMHVIVGQGQLDQVLHASPEDRRGFIEEAAGILKHRRRKEKTLRKLDAMQANLTRLTDLAAELRRQLKPLGRQAEVAREAAGIAAVVRDAKARLVADEVVELRRVLADAGRAEHERHAERLVLQQELEQHQARIERLEQAQGGDAVDRARAASFALEQSEARLRSLDSLARQRIALLSSPDDGADAAPTVTLADIDAARAELESIRGGVGEAGAALERAGQVTRDARAALDAVDEQIAAQAARVSAYDLRASQLAGRADAAASNLAAVRGEVLRHRTALESAELRRDAAAAELARIEAESDADPGASTDLDEAYELAQAAVFEAEGEIDRLREALHERERERDALGARVGALSLALDQKDGSAALAASGAPGVRGLLAEHLRVEPGYEVAVAAALGPLAESVLVDDRAAALGALAAAAADDLGRVALTIADPGGAPPDGLDVPGLVPAASVADAPDGVRALLAEVLIADDLDAVRAAEPALAALDRPATVITKDGTVIGRYVVHGGSGRTQSRIELLAERDRAKARLDEVRAEIEHATSDLDEQRGAAQHARERSKAALTALREFDAQLAQRTEALNRARVRAEAALAETGRLHEALATAEERIVEAETAAADAGAELEAARAETRPVLEADRRDGALAELERAREGEVEARLRLETARERVRSEETRIAGMERQHEAERRAAEEAARRTVIRRAQLESAQRVADALPAVLSAAGRSVAEARVALAAAEAERASRNEEVQTARRAEASVRERLHAVTEDVHGLELRIYEKKLHVGSLVERAASELGLDEAVLVAEYGPDQPIPDEADPDAEPRPYDRTEQQRRLQAAERKLGQLGRVNPLALEEFAALEQRHQFLTEQLTDLANTRKDLLTIIEEIDGRMESIFRSAFEDTREAFAEVFPILFPGGEGRIALTNPDDLLTTGIEVSVKPAGKKIERLSLLSGGERSLAAVALLMAIFKARPSPFYIMDEVEAALDDANLGRLLTTFESLREESQLIVITHQKRTMEIADALYGVSMRQDGVSAVVGQRVRQELDAKAS, encoded by the coding sequence ATGTACCTCAAGAGCCTCACGCTCAAGGGCTTCAAGTCCTTCGCGCAGCCGACCACGTTCGCGTTCGAACCGGGCGTGACCTGCATCGTCGGCCCCAACGGCTCCGGCAAGTCGAACGTCGTCGACGCGCTCGCCTGGGTCATGGGCGAACAGGGCGCCAAGACGCTGCGCGGCGGCAAGATGGAGGACGTCATCTTCGCGGGCACCTCGACCCGCGGGCCGCTCGGCCGTGCCGAGGTGAGCCTGACGATCGACAACTCCGACGGCGCGCTGCCGATCGAGTACACCGAGGTCACGATCTCGCGCACGCTGTTCCGCAACGGCGGCAGCGAGTACGCCATCAACGGCGAGCAGTGCCGCCTCCTCGACGTGCAGGAGTTGCTCAGCGACTCCGGCCTCGGTCGCGAGATGCACGTCATCGTCGGTCAGGGCCAGCTCGACCAGGTGCTGCACGCGAGCCCCGAGGACCGCCGCGGGTTCATCGAGGAGGCCGCCGGCATCCTGAAGCACCGCCGCCGCAAGGAGAAGACGCTCCGCAAGCTCGACGCAATGCAGGCCAACCTCACGCGCCTGACCGACCTCGCCGCCGAGCTGCGCCGCCAGCTCAAGCCGCTCGGCCGCCAGGCCGAGGTCGCACGCGAGGCCGCCGGCATCGCCGCGGTCGTGCGCGACGCCAAGGCCAGGCTCGTGGCCGACGAGGTCGTCGAACTCCGGCGCGTCCTCGCGGACGCGGGGCGAGCCGAGCACGAACGGCACGCCGAACGCCTCGTGCTGCAGCAGGAACTCGAACAGCACCAGGCGCGCATCGAACGGCTCGAACAGGCGCAGGGCGGCGACGCCGTCGACCGCGCTCGCGCCGCGAGCTTCGCGCTCGAGCAGTCGGAGGCCCGACTACGCTCGCTCGACTCGCTCGCACGCCAGCGGATCGCGCTGCTGTCGAGCCCGGACGACGGTGCGGATGCCGCGCCGACCGTGACCCTGGCCGACATCGACGCCGCGCGGGCCGAACTCGAATCCATCCGGGGCGGGGTGGGCGAGGCCGGTGCCGCGCTCGAACGCGCCGGGCAGGTCACGCGCGACGCGCGCGCCGCGCTCGACGCCGTCGACGAGCAGATCGCGGCGCAGGCCGCACGGGTCAGCGCGTACGACCTGCGGGCCTCGCAACTGGCCGGTCGAGCGGATGCCGCGGCCTCGAACCTCGCCGCCGTCCGCGGCGAGGTGCTGCGCCACCGCACCGCACTCGAGTCGGCCGAACTGCGGCGCGACGCCGCGGCCGCCGAGCTCGCGCGCATCGAAGCCGAATCCGACGCCGACCCGGGAGCCTCGACCGACCTCGACGAGGCGTACGAGCTCGCGCAGGCGGCCGTATTCGAGGCCGAGGGCGAGATCGACCGGCTCCGGGAGGCGCTGCACGAACGCGAACGCGAACGCGACGCCCTCGGCGCGCGCGTCGGCGCACTCTCGCTCGCGCTCGACCAGAAGGACGGTTCCGCGGCGCTCGCCGCATCCGGCGCCCCGGGCGTCCGCGGGCTCCTCGCCGAGCACCTGCGCGTCGAGCCCGGCTACGAGGTCGCGGTCGCCGCAGCGCTCGGACCGCTCGCCGAGTCGGTGCTCGTCGACGACCGCGCCGCCGCGCTCGGCGCGCTCGCGGCGGCCGCCGCCGACGACCTCGGTCGCGTGGCACTCACGATCGCCGACCCCGGCGGCGCCCCGCCCGACGGCCTCGACGTCCCGGGGCTGGTCCCCGCGGCATCCGTCGCGGACGCCCCCGACGGGGTGCGCGCCCTGCTCGCCGAGGTGCTCATCGCCGACGACCTCGACGCCGTCCGCGCCGCAGAGCCCGCGCTCGCCGCCCTCGACCGGCCCGCCACCGTCATCACGAAGGACGGCACGGTCATCGGCCGGTACGTCGTCCACGGCGGATCGGGTCGCACGCAGAGCCGCATCGAACTGCTCGCCGAACGCGACCGTGCGAAGGCCCGCCTCGACGAGGTCCGCGCCGAGATCGAACACGCGACGTCCGACCTCGACGAGCAGCGGGGGGCTGCCCAGCACGCGCGCGAGCGCTCCAAGGCGGCACTCACCGCGCTCCGCGAGTTCGACGCGCAGCTCGCCCAGCGCACCGAGGCGCTGAACCGCGCCCGGGTCCGGGCCGAGGCGGCGCTCGCCGAGACCGGCCGGCTCCACGAGGCGCTCGCCACCGCCGAGGAACGCATCGTCGAGGCCGAGACCGCGGCGGCCGACGCCGGCGCCGAGCTCGAGGCCGCCCGCGCCGAGACGCGCCCCGTGCTCGAGGCCGACCGCCGCGACGGGGCGCTGGCCGAGCTCGAACGCGCCCGCGAGGGCGAGGTCGAAGCGAGGCTCCGCCTCGAGACCGCTCGCGAGCGCGTGCGCTCGGAGGAGACCCGCATCGCGGGCATGGAACGCCAGCACGAGGCGGAGCGCCGCGCCGCCGAGGAGGCCGCACGGCGCACCGTCATCCGGCGCGCCCAGCTCGAGTCGGCGCAACGCGTCGCCGACGCCCTGCCCGCCGTGCTGTCGGCCGCGGGCCGGTCGGTCGCCGAGGCCCGCGTCGCGCTCGCCGCGGCGGAGGCCGAACGCGCGAGCCGGAACGAGGAGGTGCAGACGGCGCGCCGCGCCGAGGCATCCGTTCGCGAACGCCTGCACGCCGTCACCGAGGACGTCCACGGGCTCGAACTGCGCATCTACGAGAAGAAGCTGCACGTGGGCTCGCTCGTCGAGCGCGCCGCGAGCGAGCTCGGCCTCGACGAGGCCGTCCTCGTCGCCGAGTACGGACCCGATCAGCCCATTCCCGACGAGGCCGACCCGGACGCCGAACCGCGCCCCTACGACCGCACGGAGCAGCAGAGGCGCCTGCAGGCCGCCGAGCGCAAGCTCGGCCAGCTCGGCCGGGTCAACCCACTCGCGCTCGAGGAGTTCGCCGCCCTCGAGCAGCGCCACCAGTTCCTCACCGAGCAGCTCACCGACCTCGCGAACACCCGCAAGGACCTCCTCACGATCATCGAGGAGATCGACGGGCGCATGGAGTCGATCTTCCGGTCCGCGTTCGAGGACACGCGCGAGGCGTTCGCCGAGGTGTTCCCGATCCTGTTCCCCGGCGGCGAGGGCCGCATCGCGCTCACGAACCCCGACGACCTGCTCACGACGGGCATCGAGGTGAGCGTCAAGCCCGCGGGCAAGAAGATCGAGCGGCTCTCGCTGCTCTCGGGCGGCGAGCGCTCCCTCGCGGCCGTCGCGCTGCTCATGGCGATCTTCAAGGCCCGACCGAGCCCGTTCTACATCATGGACGAGGTCGAGGCCGCGCTCGACGACGCCAACCTCGGCCGGCTGCTCACGACGTTCGAGAGCCTGCGCGAGGAGAGCCAGCTCATCGTCATCACGCACCAGAAGCGCACGATGGAGATCGCGGACGCCCTCTACGGCGTGTCGATGCGACAGGACGGGGTGTCCGCCGTGGTCGGCCAGCGCGTGCGCCAGGAGCTCGACGCGAAGGCCAGCTGA
- the ftsY gene encoding signal recognition particle-docking protein FtsY — protein MVERASWSLGSALRNVFGARTIDEDTWDDLESALIRADFGPAVTEEIVESIKAQVERYRTTDPKDVQRMLRELVEERLAKYDPTLKLTERPAVVLVVGVNGVGKTTTIGKFAKFLRNYGRTVVVGAADTFRAAAVDQLATWAERAGAEVVRPEREGQDPASVAFQTVEHAKRTGTEMVIIDTAGRLHTKGGLMDELGKIRRVVEKQAPISEVLLVLDATTGQNGLAQAEAFIRHGGVTGLVLTKLDGSAKGGFVIAVQEKTGLPIKLIGQGEGIGDLTGFTPHVFAQQLVG, from the coding sequence ATGGTGGAACGCGCATCGTGGTCGCTCGGATCGGCCCTCCGCAACGTGTTCGGCGCGCGGACGATCGACGAGGACACGTGGGACGACCTCGAGTCCGCGCTGATCCGCGCCGACTTCGGGCCTGCGGTGACCGAGGAGATCGTCGAGTCGATCAAGGCGCAGGTCGAGCGGTACCGCACGACCGACCCGAAGGACGTCCAGCGGATGCTTCGCGAACTCGTCGAGGAACGGCTCGCGAAGTACGACCCCACGCTCAAGCTCACCGAACGGCCCGCGGTCGTGCTCGTGGTCGGCGTCAACGGGGTGGGCAAGACCACCACGATCGGCAAGTTCGCGAAGTTCCTCCGCAACTACGGCCGCACCGTGGTCGTCGGCGCCGCCGACACCTTCCGGGCCGCCGCGGTCGACCAGCTCGCGACCTGGGCCGAACGCGCAGGCGCCGAGGTCGTGCGGCCCGAACGCGAGGGGCAGGACCCGGCGTCCGTGGCGTTCCAGACCGTCGAGCACGCCAAGCGCACGGGCACCGAGATGGTCATCATCGACACGGCCGGTCGCCTGCACACCAAGGGCGGGCTCATGGACGAGCTCGGCAAGATCCGGCGCGTCGTCGAGAAGCAGGCGCCGATCAGCGAGGTGCTGCTCGTGCTCGACGCGACCACCGGGCAGAACGGGCTCGCGCAGGCCGAGGCGTTCATCCGGCACGGCGGCGTCACGGGCCTCGTGCTCACCAAGCTCGACGGCTCGGCCAAGGGCGGGTTCGTCATCGCAGTCCAGGAGAAGACCGGCCTGCCCATCAAGCTCATCGGCCAGGGCGAGGGCATCGGCGATCTCACGGGTTTCACGCCGCACGTGTTCGCGCAGCAGCTCGTCGGCTGA